The following proteins are co-located in the uncultured Tolumonas sp. genome:
- the mlaD gene encoding outer membrane lipid asymmetry maintenance protein MlaD, with product MKFSKVEFLVGCFMLAGIFAGVMLALKVAGLSFGSQGDTYAVYASFDNIGSLKVRAPVKIGGVVVGRIANVSIDAKTFTPKVEMQIDSKYNQLSDTSTAAIRTSGLLGEQYIALTPGFSDEEMGTSMLKNGDSITDTKSALVLEDLIGKFVYGQSNGKSGNQTSAAENTNK from the coding sequence ATGAAGTTCAGTAAAGTTGAGTTTCTGGTGGGATGTTTCATGTTGGCCGGCATTTTTGCCGGTGTAATGTTGGCGCTGAAAGTAGCCGGATTGAGCTTTGGCAGTCAGGGTGATACATATGCCGTGTATGCCAGTTTTGATAACATTGGCAGCCTGAAAGTTCGGGCGCCGGTCAAAATTGGCGGCGTGGTGGTGGGGCGCATTGCGAATGTTTCTATCGACGCTAAAACCTTTACACCAAAAGTAGAAATGCAGATCGATAGTAAATACAACCAGCTATCTGATACCAGCACCGCGGCCATCAGAACATCTGGCTTATTAGGTGAACAATATATCGCGCTGACACCTGGTTTTTCAGATGAAGAGATGGGTACCTCGATGTTGAAGAATGGTGATTCGATCACGGACACCAAATCAGCATTAGTGCTGGAAGACTTGATTGGTAAATTTGTTTACGGGCAGTCGAATGGTAAGTCTGGTAATCAGACTTCAGCCGCAGAAAATACGAATAAGTAA
- the mlaC gene encoding phospholipid-binding protein MlaC — protein sequence MLKWLSRSATVLLMLFSAQSFAINAQDPYSLVKDAAGKTFTRLEHDAPQVKQDPNHLRTIVREELLPYVDNKFAAYKVIGQELKNTTPPQRERFVKAFTDYIVATYADALGKYDKQQIKVESSQPLDEKKEVSVKVTVLDPEKPEINVVFQLRKNSKTGEWKVFDMIAEGVSLLSSKQSELGGSIRQKGIDSVSSMLEEHNRQPATLSGKQS from the coding sequence ATGTTGAAGTGGTTAAGCCGTAGTGCAACTGTTCTGTTGATGCTGTTTTCAGCACAGTCATTTGCCATTAACGCACAAGATCCATATTCGCTGGTGAAAGATGCTGCAGGCAAGACTTTTACCCGTCTTGAGCACGATGCACCACAAGTAAAACAAGACCCGAATCACCTGCGCACGATTGTCCGTGAAGAGTTGTTGCCATATGTAGATAACAAATTCGCGGCCTACAAAGTGATTGGGCAAGAGCTAAAAAATACAACACCTCCGCAACGGGAGCGTTTTGTTAAAGCCTTTACTGATTATATTGTTGCGACCTATGCCGACGCGCTGGGTAAATATGACAAGCAGCAGATAAAAGTTGAATCCAGCCAACCGCTGGATGAGAAAAAAGAAGTTTCAGTGAAAGTGACAGTATTGGATCCAGAAAAACCAGAAATCAATGTCGTGTTCCAACTGCGTAAAAATAGCAAAACCGGTGAATGGAAAGTGTTTGATATGATTGCTGAAGGCGTGAGTCTGTTATCGTCGAAACAATCTGAATTGGGTGGTTCTATTCGCCAAAAAGGCATTGATAGTGTTAGCAGCATGCTGGAAGAACATAATCGTCAACCAGCCACATTATCTGGCAAGCAGTCATGA
- a CDS encoding STAS domain-containing protein: MKLTENLDASQVAIWWPERITLFQQNSIDVSSVNKIDSAGVAFLVKWAQACQRDNQRLSIQGASPELVQLISLYGVSALFDLVSLQ; this comes from the coding sequence ATGAAATTGACGGAAAACCTAGATGCATCTCAGGTCGCTATCTGGTGGCCTGAGCGTATCACGTTGTTTCAGCAGAACAGCATTGATGTTAGCTCTGTTAATAAGATTGATTCCGCTGGTGTAGCGTTCCTGGTTAAATGGGCACAAGCATGTCAGCGGGATAATCAGCGCCTGTCAATACAAGGTGCTTCACCTGAATTAGTGCAACTGATTTCCCTGTATGGCGTCAGTGCACTGTTCGATCTGGTTTCCCTGCAATAA
- the ibaG gene encoding BolA family iron metabolism protein IbaG, with protein MHPTEIESILRAALTLDELYVQGDNGHFQVIAVSTLFAGMSRVKKQQTIYAPLTEQIASNAIHALSIKAFTPEEWQRDRKLNGF; from the coding sequence ATGCATCCCACCGAGATTGAGAGTATTCTTCGGGCCGCTCTCACGCTGGACGAGTTATATGTACAGGGTGACAATGGCCACTTTCAGGTCATTGCCGTTTCCACACTGTTTGCCGGTATGAGCCGGGTTAAAAAACAGCAGACAATTTATGCTCCGTTAACCGAGCAAATTGCCAGTAATGCTATCCATGCTCTGAGTATCAAGGCGTTCACACCAGAAGAGTGGCAACGCGATCGGAAACTGAACGGTTTTTAA
- the murA gene encoding UDP-N-acetylglucosamine 1-carboxyvinyltransferase, whose protein sequence is MDKFRVQGPTRLTGEVIISGAKNAALPILFAALLAEEPVEIQNVPKLRDIDTTMKLLSQLGAKVERNGSVHVDAGPVNIFCAPYDLVKTMRASIWALGPLVARFGQGQVSLPGGCAIGARPVDLHIHGLEQLGAKITLEEGYVKASVNGRLKGAHIVMDKVSVGATVTIMCAATLAEGKTIIENAAREPEIVDTANFLNTLGAKITGAGSDKIVIEGVERLGGGVYRVLPDRIETGTFLIAAAVSGGKVVCRNTRPDTLEAVLAKLTEAGADIEIGEDWISLDMHGRRPKAVNFRTAPHPGFPTDMQAQFSLLNLVAEGTGVITETIFENRFMHIPELIRMGAHAEIESNTVICHGVERLSGAQVMATDLRASASLVLAGFIAEGTTIVDRIYHIDRGYERIEEKLRALGGQIERIKAE, encoded by the coding sequence ATGGATAAATTTCGTGTGCAGGGGCCAACCCGGCTCACCGGAGAGGTCATTATCTCTGGTGCCAAAAATGCGGCGCTGCCCATCCTGTTTGCTGCTTTACTGGCCGAAGAACCAGTAGAAATCCAGAACGTTCCTAAGCTTCGTGATATTGACACCACCATGAAACTGCTGAGTCAGTTGGGTGCCAAAGTGGAACGTAATGGCTCCGTACATGTGGATGCAGGGCCAGTTAATATTTTCTGTGCACCGTATGATCTCGTGAAAACAATGCGTGCATCCATTTGGGCGCTTGGCCCTTTAGTAGCGCGTTTTGGTCAGGGGCAAGTATCTTTGCCTGGTGGTTGTGCTATCGGCGCCCGGCCTGTGGATCTGCATATTCATGGCCTTGAGCAGCTAGGCGCGAAGATCACATTGGAAGAGGGTTACGTTAAAGCCTCTGTTAATGGTCGCCTGAAAGGTGCTCACATTGTTATGGACAAAGTGAGCGTCGGCGCCACCGTCACTATTATGTGTGCTGCCACACTGGCGGAAGGCAAGACTATTATTGAAAACGCCGCCCGTGAACCAGAAATCGTTGATACGGCGAATTTCCTGAATACATTAGGTGCGAAAATCACCGGTGCAGGCAGTGATAAAATCGTTATTGAAGGTGTTGAACGACTGGGTGGCGGTGTTTATCGTGTGCTGCCGGATCGTATCGAAACCGGTACCTTCTTGATCGCTGCCGCCGTCTCTGGTGGTAAAGTTGTCTGCCGAAATACTCGCCCGGATACACTGGAAGCGGTATTAGCCAAACTCACCGAAGCCGGTGCGGATATTGAAATCGGTGAGGATTGGATCAGTCTCGATATGCACGGTCGTCGTCCGAAAGCAGTGAATTTCCGTACTGCGCCACATCCTGGTTTTCCTACCGATATGCAGGCACAGTTCAGTCTGCTGAATCTGGTGGCCGAAGGGACTGGTGTGATCACCGAAACGATCTTTGAAAACCGTTTCATGCATATTCCCGAATTGATCCGTATGGGTGCGCATGCCGAAATCGAAAGTAATACGGTCATTTGCCATGGCGTCGAGCGGTTATCCGGTGCGCAGGTAATGGCAACTGATTTACGTGCTTCTGCTAGTCTGGTGTTAGCAGGCTTTATTGCTGAAGGTACTACGATCGTCGATCGTATTTATCATATCGACCGTGGTTACGAACGTATTGAAGAAAAACTGCGTGCTTTGGGTGGTCAGATTGAACGTATCAAAGCCGAATAA
- the degS gene encoding outer membrane-stress sensor serine endopeptidase DegS, producing MLISALRYIGKAVLLGLLLAGLLALAPRLHLLNLGTSDPHNAPALSYAYAASQAGPAVVNIYTRSFQHSALNDTKELLPQSLGSGVIMNRRGYVLTNFHVISDADQIIVALQDGRILSAELVGADVPTDLAVLSITADNLPVIPQDPQLSPLVGDVVLAIGNPYNVGQTITQGIISATGRVGLSTMGPDSNGRQDLLQTDAAINSGNSGGALVNTRGELVGINAGAYHLGTSQEGYGISFAIPYKLAKRIMDELITHGRVKRGYVGISSVQIDSVTAKLQNDQVSQGLVIENMDNNGPAVKGGLQRGDLLLQINDKPINNVRDAMDIIAEMQPGTKAKFTILRDGKQQVHTITVEEDTRFSKANSH from the coding sequence ATGTTAATTTCAGCCTTACGTTATATCGGCAAAGCCGTGCTGTTAGGGCTGTTGCTTGCAGGTTTACTGGCTTTAGCCCCTCGCCTGCATCTCCTGAATTTGGGTACCTCCGATCCACACAATGCTCCCGCACTAAGTTATGCTTATGCCGCCAGCCAGGCAGGCCCCGCAGTAGTTAATATTTATACCCGCAGTTTCCAGCATTCCGCCCTGAATGATACGAAAGAATTGTTACCGCAAAGTCTGGGATCTGGTGTGATCATGAATCGTCGGGGTTATGTGCTGACGAACTTCCATGTTATCTCTGATGCAGATCAGATTATTGTCGCACTACAAGATGGCCGGATCCTGTCTGCTGAGCTGGTCGGTGCTGATGTACCAACTGATTTGGCCGTACTGTCGATTACTGCCGATAACTTACCGGTAATTCCGCAAGACCCGCAACTGTCTCCGCTGGTGGGTGATGTCGTGCTGGCGATTGGTAACCCCTATAACGTTGGTCAGACAATTACACAAGGCATTATCAGTGCCACTGGGCGGGTGGGCTTAAGCACCATGGGGCCAGACAGTAATGGCCGTCAGGATCTACTGCAAACAGACGCTGCAATTAACTCCGGTAATTCGGGTGGCGCCTTAGTGAATACCCGTGGTGAATTAGTCGGCATTAACGCCGGCGCCTATCATTTGGGAACCTCGCAGGAAGGTTATGGCATCAGCTTTGCCATTCCCTATAAGCTGGCCAAACGGATCATGGATGAACTCATTACTCATGGTCGGGTAAAGCGCGGTTATGTTGGGATCTCAAGTGTACAAATCGACTCAGTCACCGCAAAGCTGCAGAACGATCAAGTATCGCAAGGCTTAGTGATTGAAAACATGGACAACAATGGACCAGCCGTCAAGGGTGGTTTACAACGGGGTGATTTGTTATTACAAATCAATGATAAGCCTATTAACAATGTTCGTGATGCCATGGACATCATTGCCGAAATGCAACCAGGTACAAAGGCGAAATTCACTATTTTGCGTGATGGTAAACAACAAGTGCATACCATTACGGTGGAAGAAGATACTCGGTTTAGTAAAGCTAATTCGCATTAA
- a CDS encoding DegQ family serine endoprotease → MSNTRHMLSAVALSLSMALSALPAQAALPLSINGQEMPSLAPVVEQVTPAVVTILVSGKKVTRQEIPEQFRFFFGPDAPDAQVQEQPFQALGSGVIIDAAKGYIITNHHVVDGADEIKVTLKDGREVKAKKIGEDQQSDIALLQIKADGLTEIKLANSEQLRVGDFAIAIGNPFGLGQTVTSGIVSALGRSGLNIENIENFIQTDAAINSGNSGGALVNLKGELIGINTAILGPNGGNVGIGFAIPSNMVRDLSEQILKYGEVRRGVLGIMGGELTPDLAKAFGTDKQQGAFVNQVMPHSAADNAGIKPGDIIVKLNGKAVRSFGELRANIATMGAGKTVTLGVIRDGKEQEVNVTLKQADLTETKASVLHPALEGATLGNTEPGADVTGVVITKLEQRSAAAQAGLQKGDVIIGVNRTRIATLQELQAAMKNHSDILALNIRRGNATLYLVLR, encoded by the coding sequence ATGAGCAATACCCGACACATGTTGAGTGCGGTAGCATTAAGTTTGAGTATGGCTTTATCTGCATTACCAGCCCAGGCCGCCTTGCCGTTAAGTATCAACGGTCAGGAAATGCCGAGTTTAGCCCCTGTTGTTGAACAGGTGACACCGGCAGTGGTCACGATTCTGGTGTCAGGCAAAAAAGTAACCCGTCAGGAGATCCCGGAGCAATTCCGCTTCTTCTTCGGGCCTGATGCTCCTGATGCTCAGGTGCAGGAACAACCGTTCCAGGCATTAGGATCGGGCGTTATTATTGATGCAGCCAAGGGATACATCATCACCAATCATCATGTTGTTGACGGTGCAGATGAAATCAAAGTTACCCTCAAGGATGGTCGGGAAGTCAAAGCGAAAAAGATTGGTGAGGATCAACAATCAGACATCGCGTTATTGCAAATTAAAGCTGACGGCTTAACAGAAATTAAGCTGGCTAACTCAGAACAACTGCGGGTGGGTGATTTTGCCATTGCGATTGGTAATCCGTTTGGTCTCGGACAAACCGTGACCTCTGGTATTGTCAGCGCATTAGGCCGCAGCGGGCTGAATATCGAAAATATCGAGAACTTTATTCAGACTGACGCTGCCATCAATTCGGGTAACTCCGGTGGCGCATTGGTCAACCTGAAAGGTGAATTGATCGGTATCAATACCGCGATTCTCGGTCCAAATGGCGGCAATGTCGGTATTGGTTTTGCTATCCCGTCCAATATGGTCCGCGACCTGTCTGAACAGATCCTGAAATACGGCGAAGTGCGTCGTGGGGTGCTGGGGATCATGGGTGGCGAACTCACCCCGGATCTGGCCAAAGCCTTCGGTACTGACAAACAACAGGGTGCTTTCGTTAACCAGGTTATGCCTCATTCTGCCGCTGATAATGCAGGGATCAAACCCGGCGACATTATCGTGAAGCTAAACGGTAAAGCTGTGCGCTCATTTGGTGAATTGCGAGCTAATATCGCCACTATGGGTGCAGGTAAAACCGTGACATTGGGTGTGATCCGGGATGGCAAAGAACAGGAAGTAAATGTCACGCTTAAACAAGCTGATTTAACAGAAACGAAGGCCAGCGTTCTCCATCCAGCTCTTGAGGGGGCAACACTGGGTAATACTGAACCTGGCGCTGATGTGACAGGTGTTGTGATCACCAAGCTGGAACAACGTTCTGCAGCAGCACAGGCTGGCTTACAAAAAGGTGATGTGATCATTGGTGTCAACCGTACTCGTATCGCCACTCTACAAGAACTGCAGGCAGCGATGAAAAATCATAGCGATATTCTGGCCTTGAATATCCGTCGTGGTAACGCAACTCTGTATCTGGTTCTGCGATAA
- a CDS encoding YhcB family protein, with translation MMTEFTMILFVLIGLIVGFVAGRATSRAGDAAKLHKELTKTRKEFEQYKRDVQDHFVGFSSLMEQLDTQYQRMSQHMAEHSEKLTSSSIYNFQPDVPAEEKEPIATAKDGVQQPLDYSGEPSGLLNDHKA, from the coding sequence ATGATGACCGAATTCACCATGATTTTGTTTGTACTCATTGGCCTGATTGTTGGTTTTGTTGCCGGCCGCGCGACTTCCCGCGCAGGGGATGCCGCTAAATTACATAAAGAGCTGACTAAAACCCGTAAAGAATTTGAACAATACAAACGTGATGTTCAGGATCATTTTGTCGGCTTCTCAAGCCTGATGGAACAGCTGGACACCCAATATCAGCGCATGTCTCAGCATATGGCTGAGCACAGTGAAAAGCTGACAAGCAGTAGCATCTATAATTTTCAGCCAGACGTGCCTGCGGAAGAAAAAGAACCGATCGCAACAGCTAAAGACGGTGTGCAGCAACCGTTGGATTATTCTGGTGAACCGTCTGGTTTATTAAATGATCACAAAGCTTAA
- the rplM gene encoding 50S ribosomal protein L13, translating to MKTFVAKPETVKRDWYVVDAEGKTLGRLATEIASRLRGKHKAEYTPHVDTGDYIVVINAEKITVTGNKAAAKTYYSYSGFPGGLKSITFDKLIVRKPEMILEIAVKGMLPKGPLGRAMLRKLKVYAGTEHNHAAQQPQVLDI from the coding sequence ATGAAAACTTTCGTTGCCAAGCCAGAAACCGTAAAGCGTGACTGGTACGTTGTTGACGCAGAAGGCAAAACTTTAGGCCGTCTGGCTACTGAAATCGCTTCCCGTTTACGTGGTAAGCATAAAGCAGAATACACTCCGCATGTTGATACTGGCGATTATATCGTTGTTATCAATGCAGAGAAAATCACAGTGACTGGTAATAAAGCTGCGGCTAAAACTTACTACTCCTACTCTGGTTTTCCAGGTGGTTTGAAGTCTATTACTTTTGACAAACTGATCGTTCGCAAGCCAGAAATGATCCTTGAGATCGCGGTCAAAGGTATGTTGCCAAAGGGCCCGCTGGGTCGTGCCATGCTTCGTAAACTGAAAGTTTACGCAGGTACCGAGCACAATCACGCTGCTCAACAACCTCAAGTACTGGACATCTAA
- the rpsI gene encoding 30S ribosomal protein S9: MADNQYYGTGRRKSSTARVFAKVGSGDIVINKRSLQDYFSRPTARMVVMQALELVEMTGKLDLYITVTGGGITGQAGAIRHGITRALMQYDESLRPALRKAGFVTRDARRVERKKVGLHKARKRPQYSKR; the protein is encoded by the coding sequence ATGGCTGACAATCAATACTACGGCACTGGCCGTCGCAAAAGCTCTACCGCTCGTGTGTTTGCTAAAGTAGGTAGCGGCGATATCGTTATCAACAAGCGTTCACTGCAAGACTATTTCAGTCGTCCTACCGCTCGTATGGTGGTGATGCAGGCTCTGGAACTGGTTGAAATGACCGGTAAACTGGATCTGTATATCACTGTTACTGGTGGTGGTATCACTGGTCAGGCAGGCGCTATCCGTCACGGTATTACCCGTGCACTGATGCAATATGACGAATCTCTGCGTCCTGCTCTGCGTAAAGCTGGCTTTGTTACTCGTGACGCTCGTCGCGTTGAACGTAAGAAAGTTGGTCTGCATAAAGCGCGTAAGCGTCCACAGTACTCCAAGCGTTAA
- a CDS encoding P-II family nitrogen regulator, with the protein MKKVEAIIKPFKLDDVREALGEIGISGMTVSEVKGFGRQKGHTELYRGAEYVVDFLPKVKLELVVNDADVESCIEAINRSAKTGKIGDGKIFVTTVERVIRIRTGEENEEAI; encoded by the coding sequence ATGAAAAAAGTCGAAGCGATCATTAAACCGTTTAAACTGGATGATGTGCGTGAAGCGCTGGGTGAAATCGGTATTAGTGGCATGACAGTTTCAGAAGTAAAAGGATTTGGTCGTCAAAAAGGCCATACTGAACTGTATCGTGGTGCAGAATATGTGGTGGATTTTCTGCCAAAGGTAAAATTGGAATTAGTTGTTAACGACGCTGATGTTGAAAGCTGCATTGAAGCCATTAACCGCAGTGCTAAAACCGGTAAAATCGGCGATGGTAAGATTTTTGTGACGACGGTTGAGCGTGTTATTCGTATTCGTACCGGTGAAGAGAACGAAGAAGCAATTTAA
- the luxS gene encoding S-ribosylhomocysteine lyase, with translation MPLLDSFTVDHTRMQAPAVRVAKQMQTPHGDPITVFDLRFCVPNQQILPERGIHTLEHLFAGFMRDHLNGNGVEIIDISPMGCRTGFYMSLIGTPDETRVAAAWQAAMEDVLQVVDQAKIPELNEYQCGTYQMHSLEEAHQIARDILAHGVGINKNAELALPSDKLASL, from the coding sequence ATGCCGTTATTAGATAGCTTTACCGTTGACCATACTCGCATGCAAGCACCTGCTGTGCGTGTAGCAAAGCAGATGCAAACCCCGCATGGCGATCCGATCACCGTATTTGATTTGCGTTTTTGTGTACCAAATCAGCAGATTTTGCCTGAGCGTGGTATTCATACTTTAGAGCATTTGTTTGCTGGTTTTATGCGTGATCATTTAAATGGCAATGGTGTTGAAATTATTGATATTTCACCGATGGGTTGCCGTACCGGTTTTTACATGAGTTTAATTGGTACGCCGGATGAAACTCGTGTCGCCGCTGCATGGCAAGCCGCGATGGAAGATGTGCTGCAGGTCGTTGATCAGGCGAAGATCCCTGAACTGAATGAATATCAATGCGGTACTTATCAGATGCATTCACTGGAAGAAGCGCACCAGATCGCTCGTGATATTCTGGCGCATGGTGTTGGTATTAATAAAAATGCGGAATTGGCGTTGCCATCCGATAAATTGGCTAGTTTGTAA